The Ignavibacteriales bacterium genome includes a window with the following:
- a CDS encoding 2,3,4,5-tetrahydropyridine-2,6-dicarboxylate N-succinyltransferase, with the protein MILKERIELYYPQDIDKIDRHEAIQTFNEFKFFLNNGDIRAASPSVNEKNKSGWIVHDWVKKGILLGFRLGELADVSINEHFKFFDKSTYPLKKLTLEHQVRIVPGGSSIRDGAYVAPGVVIMPPAYINVGAYVDSDTMIDSHSLVGSCVQIGKHVHVSAAAQLGGMMEPIGELPVIVEDDVFIGGNTGIFEGTIIKQRAVIAAGVILTGSTPVYDLVNETIYRRTKDAPLIIPESAVVVPGSRAIDTPFAKNNHLALSTPIIIKYRDSKSDAATALEESLR; encoded by the coding sequence ATGATTCTCAAAGAGCGAATTGAATTATACTATCCGCAAGATATTGACAAAATAGACCGGCATGAGGCGATTCAGACTTTCAATGAGTTTAAATTCTTTTTGAACAACGGAGATATCCGTGCTGCATCACCTTCAGTGAACGAAAAAAATAAATCTGGATGGATTGTTCATGACTGGGTGAAGAAAGGAATTTTGCTCGGCTTCCGGCTTGGTGAACTTGCAGATGTATCAATAAACGAGCATTTTAAATTTTTTGACAAGAGTACATATCCGCTCAAGAAACTTACGCTCGAACATCAAGTGCGAATCGTGCCAGGAGGATCATCTATTCGCGATGGAGCGTACGTGGCACCGGGTGTGGTGATTATGCCTCCAGCGTACATTAATGTGGGCGCGTATGTGGATAGTGACACTATGATTGATTCTCACTCGCTGGTCGGATCATGCGTACAAATTGGCAAGCACGTTCACGTAAGCGCCGCCGCACAACTAGGCGGTATGATGGAACCGATCGGCGAACTGCCCGTTATCGTTGAAGATGATGTGTTCATCGGCGGGAACACTGGCATTTTTGAAGGTACCATTATCAAACAACGAGCAGTTATTGCCGCGGGTGTGATTCTCACTGGCTCCACTCCTGTCTATGATTTAGTGAATGAAACTATTTATCGCCGGACAAAAGATGCACCTCTCATCATTCCTGAAAGTGCAGTCGTCGTTCCCGGCAGCCGCGCCATCGATACGCCCTTTGCAAAAAATAATCATCTCGCGCTCTCTACACCAATCATTATAAAGTATCGTGACAGCAAATCAGATGCGGCGACTGCATTGGAAGAAAGTCTTCGATGA
- a CDS encoding carbohydrate kinase family protein has translation MTITIIGHLCKDIVHLPGEKDIQEESFGGIMFTLLTLANLMSERDCIQPVFGVGQADYEALMEQLKPYKNIDVSGIFKFKGPTNQVQLFYQNDGQTRIECSKNISAPIPFNRIKPYLDGDGVLINMISGADITLETLGYIRMETREQGIPIHFDFHSLTLGTDQEFKRFRRPITDWRRWCFMLNSIQMSEEEALGLSAERYDEKTLTNHMMPLMVETLLITRSERGVTVIVQDIHKKLTHKDIVGVSFGTAIDATGCGDVFGAAFLYQYLKSKDSFIAAEFANKTAALNATFKGTKELEGLRVKLEQLGIIPSKPATNGKNTNGIR, from the coding sequence ATGACCATCACAATTATCGGACATCTCTGCAAAGACATCGTCCATTTACCCGGCGAAAAAGATATACAAGAGGAATCATTTGGCGGAATAATGTTCACATTACTTACTCTTGCCAATTTGATGAGTGAAAGGGACTGTATTCAGCCGGTTTTTGGAGTTGGACAAGCTGACTATGAAGCATTGATGGAACAATTAAAACCGTACAAAAATATTGATGTAAGCGGGATTTTTAAATTCAAAGGTCCCACGAATCAGGTACAGCTCTTCTATCAGAATGACGGTCAGACACGAATTGAATGTTCAAAAAATATTTCTGCCCCGATTCCATTCAATCGCATCAAACCGTACTTAGATGGTGATGGTGTGCTGATTAATATGATTTCGGGAGCGGACATCACACTTGAAACGCTGGGATATATTCGGATGGAAACTCGCGAGCAAGGTATTCCGATCCATTTTGATTTCCATTCACTCACACTTGGTACAGACCAGGAATTTAAGCGCTTCCGCCGTCCCATTACCGATTGGCGGCGATGGTGCTTCATGCTGAATTCGATTCAGATGAGTGAAGAAGAAGCGCTCGGATTATCAGCAGAGCGATACGACGAGAAAACGCTTACCAATCATATGATGCCACTCATGGTCGAGACACTTCTCATTACACGAAGCGAGCGCGGAGTAACTGTGATTGTACAGGATATCCATAAGAAACTGACGCACAAGGACATAGTCGGTGTTTCTTTCGGCACTGCAATAGATGCGACTGGATGCGGCGATGTATTCGGTGCGGCATTTTTATATCAATATCTAAAGTCCAAAGACAGTTTTATTGCTGCAGAGTTTGCAAATAAAACCGCCGCTCTGAATGCAACATTCAAAGGTACAAAGGAGCTGGAAGGATTGCGCGTGAAATTGGAACAACTTGGAATTATTCCTTCTAAACCGGCAACGAATGGAAAGAACACCAACGGCATTCGGTAG
- a CDS encoding 1-(5-phosphoribosyl)-5-[(5-phosphoribosylamino)methylideneamino] imidazole-4-carboxamide isomerase has product MTLIYPAIEISHKCCVEFVHGISGSEHIYSVDPVQLAVMWRGENAKTLHVVDLDGIAEGRIVNEDVIRRMVKAVDIPIQMGGGLRSYEEIKKVLDLGVYRVSIATAAVEQPGLIERLLKEFGTRKIDIAIISEGGKVSIKGGATPTEISPLELALKMVRIGVSRILYGEREDGDMDKSLPYDTLKELAIKTRVRITARGGVSDYKDLMRIQELEKYGVDSVVIGKPLYENRFPCQALWRINELALTDLGPTRRV; this is encoded by the coding sequence ATGACACTTATTTATCCTGCAATCGAAATCAGTCACAAATGCTGTGTCGAATTTGTTCATGGCATTTCGGGATCAGAACATATATACTCTGTCGATCCGGTTCAATTGGCTGTGATGTGGCGAGGTGAGAACGCCAAGACACTTCACGTGGTCGATTTGGATGGAATTGCTGAAGGACGAATTGTGAACGAAGATGTGATCCGGAGAATGGTGAAAGCGGTTGATATCCCCATTCAAATGGGCGGCGGATTACGATCGTATGAGGAAATTAAAAAAGTACTAGACCTCGGTGTTTACCGCGTCTCAATTGCTACTGCAGCCGTGGAACAGCCTGGTTTAATCGAGCGCCTATTAAAAGAATTCGGCACTCGGAAAATTGACATTGCTATCATCTCGGAAGGTGGAAAAGTCTCCATCAAAGGCGGCGCAACGCCAACAGAAATCTCGCCGCTTGAGCTTGCATTGAAAATGGTGCGCATCGGTGTATCACGAATTCTCTACGGTGAGCGTGAAGACGGTGATATGGACAAATCATTGCCATACGATACACTGAAGGAACTTGCGATAAAGACCAGAGTTCGAATCACAGCCCGCGGAGGCGTTTCCGACTATAAAGATCTTATGCGCATTCAGGAACTGGAAAAATACGGCGTTGATTCGGTCGTTATTGGGAAGCCATTGTACGAAAATCGTTTTCCATGTCAGGCACTTTGGCGTATAAACGAATTAGCGCTCACGGATCTTGGACCAACACGAAGAGTATAA
- the waaF gene encoding lipopolysaccharide heptosyltransferase II: MLIPQKILIIRFSSIGDIVLAAPLLRVLHSRLPTSQIDFVVRKEYAELVRHNKNLNHIYEFDAKTGLSGLRKLKHQLRAGHYDLVIDIHNSLRSRYLRWILGANDIVVIYKRIVARMLLIRLKKNFYRSVVSVVDRYIEPVQKYGIENDGKGLELYISDEIRAQAAAKMKKMEIHQSGTMIGFCPSAKHTTKCWPQERFEKLGIKLSKDFNAKILLFGGSQDKEKCSSIAYVINSLGGEGSATDLSGELSLLESAVVMEACTLIVTNDSGLMHIASAMKKKVVAIFGPTVREFGFFPVGNEHIVLERKDLYCRPCSHIGSKTCPEGHFRCMKEISMEEVADAVQHLGFRKLKK; this comes from the coding sequence ATGCTTATTCCTCAAAAAATACTCATCATTCGATTCAGCTCCATAGGCGATATTGTACTCGCTGCGCCGTTACTACGCGTGCTTCACTCTCGCTTACCAACTTCTCAGATAGATTTTGTGGTGCGGAAGGAATACGCTGAACTCGTCCGACATAATAAAAATCTCAATCACATATATGAATTTGATGCAAAGACTGGATTGTCCGGGCTGCGTAAGCTTAAACATCAACTTCGTGCGGGGCACTACGATCTTGTCATAGATATCCATAATAGTTTACGAAGTCGGTATCTTCGATGGATACTGGGGGCGAATGATATTGTCGTTATCTATAAGCGGATAGTTGCTAGAATGTTACTCATTCGATTGAAAAAGAATTTCTATCGAAGTGTGGTCTCGGTTGTCGATCGATACATAGAGCCTGTACAAAAGTATGGGATTGAAAATGATGGTAAAGGTCTTGAGTTGTATATTTCAGATGAGATCCGTGCCCAAGCGGCAGCCAAAATGAAAAAGATGGAAATTCATCAGTCTGGCACGATGATCGGCTTTTGTCCTTCAGCAAAGCACACAACCAAGTGCTGGCCGCAAGAGCGTTTCGAAAAATTGGGTATTAAGTTATCGAAGGATTTTAACGCAAAGATACTTCTCTTTGGCGGATCTCAAGATAAAGAAAAATGTTCTTCCATCGCTTATGTAATAAATTCATTAGGGGGGGAAGGCAGTGCAACAGATCTCAGCGGTGAATTATCGCTGCTGGAAAGCGCGGTTGTGATGGAAGCATGCACTCTCATCGTGACGAACGATTCTGGTCTGATGCATATTGCATCTGCAATGAAGAAAAAGGTAGTAGCGATCTTTGGTCCGACAGTTCGTGAATTCGGCTTCTTTCCGGTAGGCAACGAACACATCGTCCTAGAACGGAAGGATTTGTATTGCAGGCCGTGTTCTCATATAGGCAGCAAAACCTGCCCTGAAGGGCATTTTCGATGCATGAAAGAAATTTCGATGGAAGAAGTAGCCGATGCGGTACAACACTTAGGCTTTCGTAAATTAAAAAAATAG
- a CDS encoding lamin tail domain-containing protein has protein sequence MKTKTHVLTAMVAIFCLIGGTATAWGQIAAWDFTGAGTTSLPTYAATTFDAHLVSTSGANNITRGAAASWSNASNSFRTTGFKNEGISSSNTDYFQITLTAVSGYAVSLLTIDAKYSGTQTFVGSSGVTSQFAYSVDGTNFTLISSSFNLSGSVPLTMAQIDLSGITALQNVAAGTTITIRYYASGQTTTGGWGFYSSTSGQNGLTIGGTVTNSSAPVISTVGTLSSFGNIIVGNHSAEQSYTISGTNLTDDIIVTSPTDFEISQTSGSGFSTNPITLTQAGGIVSTTTIYVRFSPLNTGVKSVNITNASTGAITQNIALSGTGININTSDIIENTGFTYPTNIAYENYQATDIVGGSSDIEIAQFTIRDGGASAERDSFGTILNSITFNITNFSFIRRIALYDGATEVGTEAAGASSVTFSGFAISAVDGGTKDFSIRVSLNTTVTDNQKIQLTVSGAAADLTGSLFATSNAGGAASSIIGDNNKIEVTATRLVNTTNKPPASVYINVPFIVEIKATDINNNTDLDAVHSITLTRTTGTGTLTSATSLTQSMSSGVYSWSDVAYNTVESFVITAAASGLTSAVSGSISCLNIPVANHVVIAEIYGGGGNSGAPYTNDYIVLYNPTISSIDLTGWSVQYNSAASTTTTWQVTNLSGSILANSYYLIQEGTGGAVGTVLPHTPIVTGSINMNGTAGKVVLSNSTTAFTVQAPSGSSVIDFVGYGSSANAYEGTGYAYAPSNTSSIRRKSNAGTNVYGSANGYDGDDNSLDFYVESNLTANSPLPVELISFAAVAQKMSAQLKWITATETDNYGFEIERREIGENGWQKVGFVRGAGTSNSVHAYTYADSNLSSGKYAYRLKQIDNGGACKYSSSTELEMSMPKELKLFGNFPNPFNPSTKVQFTVPVNGNVRLCVYNVVGQEVMTLFDGVAKAGKLYETTFNASCMATGLYFCVLEFGNQRITHKMLMTK, from the coding sequence ATGAAAACAAAGACACATGTGCTAACGGCCATGGTTGCTATATTCTGCTTGATTGGCGGAACTGCGACGGCATGGGGTCAGATTGCTGCTTGGGATTTTACAGGTGCGGGAACCACCTCGCTTCCAACATATGCGGCGACGACATTTGATGCTCATTTAGTTTCAACTTCAGGGGCGAACAATATTACTCGCGGAGCTGCCGCGTCTTGGAGTAACGCGAGTAATTCTTTCAGAACCACGGGATTCAAAAATGAAGGCATTTCTTCTTCGAACACAGATTATTTTCAAATCACACTGACAGCTGTTTCAGGATATGCCGTTTCTCTCTTGACAATCGATGCAAAATATAGCGGTACACAAACATTTGTAGGTTCTTCAGGAGTGACATCCCAATTCGCCTATAGCGTAGATGGAACGAACTTCACCTTGATAAGTTCATCCTTCAACCTTTCTGGATCAGTTCCGTTAACGATGGCTCAAATCGATTTATCTGGAATCACTGCATTACAAAATGTTGCTGCTGGTACGACTATTACGATTCGTTATTATGCAAGCGGACAAACGACAACTGGTGGGTGGGGATTCTACTCGTCAACTTCCGGTCAAAATGGTCTTACAATTGGTGGAACTGTGACAAATTCTTCGGCTCCAGTGATATCGACTGTTGGGACACTTTCTTCCTTCGGAAATATTATTGTAGGCAATCATTCTGCAGAACAGTCTTACACAATTTCAGGAACAAATCTTACCGATGATATCATTGTCACTTCTCCAACAGATTTTGAAATTTCGCAGACAAGCGGCTCGGGATTTTCAACAAATCCAATCACATTAACTCAAGCCGGCGGGATCGTTTCGACCACAACAATTTATGTACGGTTTTCTCCTTTGAATACTGGAGTGAAGTCAGTCAATATAACAAATGCTAGTACTGGTGCGATAACACAGAATATTGCTCTTAGCGGTACGGGGATAAATATAAACACTTCTGATATTATTGAAAATACAGGTTTCACGTATCCTACAAATATTGCTTACGAGAATTACCAGGCGACGGATATAGTCGGCGGAAGCAGTGATATTGAAATTGCTCAGTTCACGATCCGTGATGGCGGTGCATCCGCTGAGAGAGATTCGTTCGGAACAATCTTAAATTCCATCACATTTAATATTACTAATTTTTCTTTTATACGGAGAATTGCTTTATATGACGGGGCAACAGAAGTTGGAACAGAAGCAGCGGGAGCTTCTTCGGTCACATTCTCCGGCTTTGCGATATCTGCAGTCGATGGAGGCACAAAGGATTTTAGCATACGAGTGAGTTTAAATACTACTGTAACCGACAATCAAAAAATTCAATTAACAGTGAGCGGTGCTGCTGCTGATTTAACCGGCTCACTGTTTGCTACTTCGAATGCGGGCGGGGCCGCAAGTTCAATTATTGGAGATAATAATAAAATTGAAGTCACTGCAACTCGGTTAGTCAATACCACAAATAAACCGCCTGCCAGTGTTTATATAAACGTGCCTTTTATTGTTGAAATAAAAGCCACGGATATAAATAATAATACGGATCTTGACGCTGTTCATTCCATAACATTAACTAGAACAACCGGAACAGGAACACTTACTTCAGCAACAAGTCTGACACAATCAATGTCATCCGGTGTTTATTCATGGTCTGACGTTGCCTATAACACTGTGGAATCATTTGTCATAACAGCCGCAGCGTCCGGATTAACGAGTGCGGTGTCAGGTAGTATTTCATGCTTGAATATTCCTGTTGCCAATCATGTCGTGATCGCTGAGATATATGGCGGTGGCGGAAATTCTGGTGCACCATATACGAACGATTATATTGTGTTATATAATCCGACTATTTCTTCGATAGATTTAACAGGTTGGTCTGTGCAATATAATTCCGCTGCATCGACGACGACGACCTGGCAGGTAACTAATTTAAGTGGAAGTATCTTGGCAAACAGTTATTACCTCATTCAAGAAGGGACCGGTGGTGCTGTTGGGACGGTACTTCCTCATACTCCAATAGTAACTGGTTCAATTAATATGAATGGCACTGCGGGAAAAGTCGTATTATCCAATTCAACGACGGCTTTTACGGTTCAGGCTCCTTCTGGATCATCGGTGATTGATTTTGTTGGTTATGGTTCTTCTGCAAATGCCTACGAAGGAACAGGGTATGCTTACGCACCAAGCAATACGTCAAGCATCAGAAGAAAAAGTAACGCAGGGACAAACGTTTATGGAAGCGCAAATGGTTATGATGGTGATGATAACTCTCTCGATTTTTACGTTGAATCAAATCTCACTGCTAATTCGCCTCTTCCCGTTGAATTGATTTCCTTTGCAGCGGTTGCTCAGAAGATGAGTGCCCAGTTGAAGTGGATCACAGCGACAGAAACAGACAACTATGGTTTTGAGATAGAAAGACGAGAGATTGGAGAAAACGGGTGGCAGAAAGTTGGGTTTGTAAGAGGAGCTGGAACCAGCAACTCCGTACACGCTTATACCTATGCAGATAGTAATCTGTCATCGGGGAAGTATGCTTATCGTCTCAAACAAATCGATAACGGCGGTGCATGTAAATATTCGAGCAGCACTGAACTCGAGATGAGCATGCCAAAAGAATTGAAACTCTTTGGCAACTTTCCGAATCCATTTAATCCATCAACCAAGGTGCAGTTTACGGTTCCTGTCAATGGCAATGTACGCCTGTGTGTATATAATGTCGTCGGTCAGGAAGTAATGACACTATTTGATGGTGTAGCTAAAGCGGGAAAACTTTATGAGACGACTTTTAACGCGTCATGTATGGCAACAGGCCTGTATTTCTGCGTATTAGAATTCGGCAATCAGCGCATCACGCACAAAATGCTGATGACGAAATAA
- a CDS encoding tetratricopeptide repeat protein, with amino-acid sequence MKRQIITFVLIFGCLQQISLSQTQKSATDWYKSALDKYYHNDYQGAIADYDTAISLRPDFYLAFSSRGLAKSNLEDFQGALADCNKAIKLKPDFAEAYNNRGIAKSGLEDYQGAIADWTKAIKLKPDNASAYNNRGNAKERLKDYLGAVLDYNRAISINPDNAGAYANRGASYLGLNLKDKALEDFNRATMRGHDVPQELLDKCKVDVDTTKGNVSVDTTK; translated from the coding sequence ATGAAAAGACAAATAATTACATTTGTTTTGATATTTGGATGTCTTCAACAAATTTCTTTATCTCAGACACAGAAAAGCGCAACCGATTGGTATAAAAGTGCGCTCGATAAGTATTACCATAATGACTATCAGGGAGCCATTGCCGATTACGATACGGCAATCAGTCTTAGACCGGATTTTTATTTAGCATTCAGCAGCAGGGGGCTGGCAAAGTCTAACCTTGAAGACTTTCAGGGAGCTCTTGCCGATTGCAACAAAGCAATTAAATTGAAGCCGGATTTTGCAGAAGCTTACAACAACAGAGGAATTGCAAAATCTGGTCTTGAAGACTATCAGGGAGCCATTGCCGACTGGACGAAGGCAATCAAGCTGAAGCCAGATAATGCAAGCGCCTACAACAATAGAGGGAACGCAAAGGAAAGACTTAAGGATTATCTGGGAGCCGTTCTCGATTATAATAGGGCAATCAGTATCAATCCGGATAATGCAGGTGCCTATGCCAACAGGGGGGCTTCATACTTGGGGCTTAATCTAAAGGACAAAGCACTGGAAGATTTTAATAGGGCAACAATGCGAGGTCATGATGTTCCTCAGGAGCTTTTGGATAAGTGCAAAGTAGATGTTGATACAACCAAGGGAAATGTAAGTGTTGATACAACCAAGTAA
- a CDS encoding cyclic nucleotide-binding domain-containing protein produces the protein MDNSIENNITSYSSNIRTFEELEQISTEGEKSNGWYILLEGKIGVIKHDRQVAELSRRGVVFGELSFILNTPQTVSLVALETTKAVHFDMPLDQLITEYPDVTKKVLINLAERLAKTTEDYISFVEKDIKPL, from the coding sequence GTGGATAATTCTATAGAGAATAATATAACATCATATTCCAGTAACATTCGCACGTTTGAAGAGTTAGAGCAAATTAGCACCGAGGGAGAAAAATCGAATGGGTGGTATATATTGTTGGAAGGGAAAATCGGTGTTATTAAACACGACCGGCAGGTGGCCGAATTAAGTAGGCGCGGAGTCGTATTCGGTGAATTGAGTTTTATCCTTAATACTCCACAAACTGTTTCGCTTGTTGCACTCGAGACAACAAAAGCAGTGCATTTCGATATGCCTCTAGATCAGCTCATTACAGAATATCCCGATGTAACAAAAAAAGTACTCATCAATCTTGCCGAACGCCTGGCGAAAACGACCGAAGATTATATTTCATTTGTTGAAAAGGATATCAAACCTCTGTAA
- the lysA gene encoding diaminopimelate decarboxylase produces MADRQYWWFFKGFDVRNNKVWSRSYTECDLDELAKSSSTPLYLTNGKRIEDKARLIREAFTKNYTGIVDIHYAVKANYCPQILDLIAMLGLGADVVSPNEAILAEQRGISRQRIMFTGTSVSKEDLEQLVKFGNYKIDIDSNSQLKKLGEHRDEWNIQGLHLSIRLNPNVGAGHNPDVITAGSKNEEGVPIKFGIEQNKIVDTFLDAREYGFHPDTLHIHIGSGWLGNDVDSFRIALQNTLEVINELKKHNFTNLNLNVGGGPGIRYRESQKSFPFNTYAAMISEEIEKNGVAINKLIVEPGRSLVGDSTILLTKVNTVEEKNGLLHAYTDASMGTLIRPKLYHAYHEIINVSNPNGPLSVYAIDGNVCETGDTFTQDQPREIPEIREGDVLGILDTGAYGDVMSSAYCLRSRANILMVHNGKLIKCSKGIEDLDQILHRFNVDTRLER; encoded by the coding sequence ATGGCTGATCGGCAATACTGGTGGTTTTTCAAAGGTTTTGATGTGAGAAACAACAAGGTGTGGTCCCGCTCGTATACGGAATGCGATCTAGATGAGCTGGCAAAATCCAGTTCTACTCCTTTATATCTTACGAACGGAAAAAGAATTGAAGATAAAGCGAGACTCATCAGGGAAGCTTTCACAAAAAATTATACAGGTATTGTCGATATTCATTATGCCGTAAAGGCAAATTACTGCCCTCAAATTCTTGATCTTATTGCGATGCTTGGTTTGGGCGCAGACGTCGTTTCTCCCAACGAGGCAATTCTTGCAGAACAGCGTGGAATTTCCAGACAGAGAATCATGTTTACTGGAACGTCTGTTTCCAAAGAAGATCTAGAACAACTTGTGAAGTTCGGTAATTATAAAATCGACATTGATTCAAATTCACAACTTAAAAAACTTGGAGAGCACAGGGACGAATGGAATATTCAAGGCTTACATCTTTCCATACGATTGAATCCTAATGTTGGCGCCGGTCATAATCCTGATGTTATCACTGCCGGCTCAAAAAATGAAGAGGGTGTTCCAATAAAGTTCGGAATAGAGCAGAACAAAATTGTTGATACATTTCTGGATGCGCGTGAGTATGGATTTCATCCCGATACCCTGCACATCCATATTGGTTCCGGCTGGCTTGGGAATGATGTTGATAGTTTCAGAATCGCTTTGCAGAATACTCTTGAAGTTATCAATGAATTAAAGAAACACAATTTTACCAACCTGAATCTCAATGTTGGCGGAGGTCCCGGTATCAGATATAGAGAGTCTCAAAAATCTTTTCCCTTTAATACGTATGCCGCGATGATCAGTGAAGAAATAGAAAAGAACGGAGTTGCAATAAACAAATTAATTGTCGAGCCGGGCAGAAGTTTAGTCGGAGATTCAACGATTCTCTTAACGAAGGTGAATACTGTTGAGGAGAAGAATGGCTTACTCCATGCCTATACTGATGCAAGTATGGGGACATTGATTCGGCCAAAACTCTATCATGCATATCATGAAATAATTAATGTATCAAATCCAAACGGTCCTCTCAGCGTGTATGCTATTGACGGTAATGTCTGCGAAACGGGTGATACCTTCACGCAAGATCAACCGAGGGAAATTCCTGAGATTCGAGAGGGGGATGTGTTAGGTATTCTTGATACCGGCGCCTATGGTGATGTCATGTCTTCAGCATATTGCTTAAGAAGTAGAGCAAATATTCTGATGGTGCACAATGGCAAACTTATTAAGTGTTCAAAAGGTATTGAAGACTTGGACCAGATACTGCACCGGTTTAACGTTGATACGAGATTAGAGCGTTAA